One window of Mangrovibacterium diazotrophicum genomic DNA carries:
- a CDS encoding AraC family transcriptional regulator, with product MKKQDGFPGQQSYVIPERIVDQLKISPLCNDIYLTDIGYYPEARHHFRERPTGSDQTILIYNVEGTGNIIVGNQKMQLPADHFFIIPEGVPHAYSADANNPWSIYWIHFAGPKARHLGKPGLQAIPVPRSSNSRTSERLELFNELFYILERGHSFENLEYISQSLPRLIASFTYLTQFRSINEQFSKDPVSQSINFMLENINRKFKLDELASAVKLSASHYSRLFLYRTGHSPIDYFIQLKIQRACRLLDSDDRSIADIARDIGFDDQFYFSRQFKKVMGLSPREYRKR from the coding sequence ATGAAAAAACAAGATGGTTTTCCAGGACAACAAAGTTATGTTATTCCGGAGCGAATTGTCGACCAGCTAAAAATATCACCTTTATGTAATGACATCTACCTCACTGATATTGGTTATTACCCCGAAGCACGCCACCATTTCAGGGAAAGGCCGACCGGAAGTGACCAAACCATTTTGATTTACAATGTGGAAGGAACCGGGAACATCATCGTTGGAAACCAGAAAATGCAACTTCCTGCCGATCATTTCTTCATCATCCCCGAAGGAGTGCCCCACGCCTACTCTGCCGATGCCAACAATCCCTGGTCTATTTACTGGATTCATTTTGCCGGACCGAAAGCCAGGCATTTGGGGAAGCCAGGGCTCCAGGCAATACCCGTACCACGAAGCAGCAACTCGCGAACGAGCGAACGCCTTGAGCTTTTCAACGAGCTTTTTTACATTCTCGAGCGCGGTCACAGTTTTGAAAACCTGGAATATATCAGCCAGTCGCTTCCCCGCCTGATTGCTTCTTTCACTTACCTCACCCAATTTCGGTCAATCAACGAACAGTTCAGTAAAGATCCGGTAAGTCAAAGCATCAACTTCATGCTCGAAAATATCAACCGAAAATTTAAGTTGGATGAACTGGCCTCCGCCGTAAAGCTGTCAGCATCTCACTACTCACGTTTGTTTTTATACCGGACCGGACACTCACCCATAGACTATTTTATCCAATTGAAAATTCAACGAGCCTGCCGCCTGCTGGACTCTGATGACCGATCAATAGCAGACATTGCCCGCGATATCGGCTTTGACGATCAATTCTATTTCTCCCGCCAATTTAAAAAGGTGATGGGACTGTCTCCCCGGGAATATCGAAAACGGTAG
- a CDS encoding helix-turn-helix domain-containing protein, with amino-acid sequence MKNTDTTLLTVEAVADKLSLTNKTVRKHIRSGKIPAQKHGKRWYISTSDFYRIFAEYMTT; translated from the coding sequence ATGAAAAACACAGATACAACTCTACTGACCGTAGAAGCCGTCGCCGACAAACTAAGCCTGACCAATAAGACTGTCCGCAAACACATCCGATCCGGCAAAATCCCGGCGCAAAAACATGGAAAGCGTTGGTACATTTCAACAAGTGATTTTTACAGAATATTTGCCGAATACATGACCACTTAA
- the ppgK gene encoding polyphosphate--glucose phosphotransferase, giving the protein MDVLGIDFGGSGIKGAIVDSTTGELRTERHRIETPQPAKPDAVLEVINEIISHFNWKGKVGIGIPGVVKNGVVLTAANIHKEWVGYPINKVFSEQTGCEVVGINDADAAGIAEIHFGAGSDEKGMVFLLTVGTGIGTVIFINKQLVPNLELGHLEFKSKTIETYTADSVRKEKELTWPEWGKRFNKSLAYYEKMFNPNLFIVGGGVSKKMDKFEEEITIETPVVPAQMENNAGIIGAAVHLAHL; this is encoded by the coding sequence ATGGATGTACTTGGAATAGACTTTGGCGGCTCCGGCATTAAAGGAGCAATTGTAGACAGTACCACAGGCGAACTGCGTACTGAAAGACACAGGATTGAAACACCACAGCCTGCAAAGCCCGATGCGGTTTTGGAGGTTATTAATGAGATCATCAGCCATTTCAATTGGAAAGGAAAAGTGGGCATCGGCATCCCGGGGGTAGTTAAAAACGGCGTTGTGCTTACCGCTGCCAATATTCACAAAGAATGGGTAGGCTACCCGATCAACAAAGTATTCTCGGAGCAAACAGGTTGCGAGGTTGTCGGTATTAACGACGCCGATGCTGCCGGAATCGCAGAGATTCATTTTGGAGCCGGAAGCGATGAAAAAGGCATGGTATTTTTATTGACCGTTGGCACCGGAATTGGTACGGTTATTTTCATCAATAAGCAACTGGTGCCAAACCTGGAATTGGGCCATTTGGAATTTAAAAGTAAAACCATCGAGACTTACACGGCCGATTCGGTGCGGAAGGAAAAAGAACTTACGTGGCCCGAGTGGGGCAAACGCTTCAACAAATCACTTGCCTATTACGAAAAGATGTTCAACCCGAACCTGTTTATCGTGGGAGGCGGTGTCAGCAAAAAGATGGATAAGTTCGAAGAGGAAATTACCATCGAAACACCTGTTGTTCCGGCGCAAATGGAAAACAATGCGGGCATCATCGGCGCAGCAGTTCATTTAGCGCATCTTTAA
- a CDS encoding M16 family metallopeptidase codes for MRKLFLLLMGVVLIGTLSFGQQFTDLSQEVPFDSSIRKGVLPNGLTYYIKHNENPKGAASFYIYQNVGASLETDEQDGLAHFLEHMAFNGTTTFPGKSMLDMLEKNGVKFGRDVNAYTTRNETVYNMSRVPTANEGLVDSCLLILRDWCDELSLDEAEIDAERGVISEEWRTRRNASFRVQAKTAPIIFNNTIYAERDAIGELDVIKNFDPKELRSFYHNWYRTDLQAVAIVGDIDVDTIEAKVKELFSAIPAIENPMARTVVAIPDNNEPMYVQVMDPDYKNVSVDLKIRYKKRNNNSFADLRENYLNSFFNSLLSSRIKELVQESTQPFKRGSVGLGSLERGYGTFDVFASCEPGKEQAAFEAVYTELERVLRFGFTDTELERLKTNMLVSVENSYQKRDLIGAEAYCKAIKTAYLEQVSIPDAEFKYQFAKEIIPGITAEEVSAVAKKYLTDVNRSYVITGPEREPGTVFISPKEIEAIIARVQSSDLAPYIDNAPVSTELLSSLPEAGEIVSEKKIEEFDATEWTLSNGAKVVYKFDDYVKEAVVLSGQSSGGRSLYGVEDIPSFNAAADFVSGFGIGEFDPIQFKKVTTGKTASCGFDIGSYSESISGSTKVADLETMLQLVYMRFEEPRFDKDNFDRLMEINYRNAENEVKTAKSIMRDTLSSILSNGNPRSLKFSKEYLDQINFDRMKEIYQERFDNAGDFTFFIVGDVSEEELKPLVEQYLGSIRSTGKTEKWVDTGDYYPTGKHEYRIELPMPDPKATVVLKFRNDYDYSREAVVYQSILGSILNLRYTENIREKEGGTYGVSVKPSFTRIPDVKYGLSIQFDCDPTKADYLKELVYKELKVVQKNVQQADLDKVVLNMKKNLEQQVENNGYWMSVLQTYYATSENKLDPAYYETIIENVTTKDIAKAAKKFLKNADVLDVVFLSEDKI; via the coding sequence ATGAGAAAACTATTTCTTTTGCTGATGGGAGTTGTTCTCATTGGCACGTTGTCGTTCGGGCAACAGTTTACCGATTTGTCGCAGGAAGTTCCGTTTGATTCCTCGATTCGAAAAGGCGTTTTGCCAAATGGCTTGACCTACTACATCAAGCATAACGAGAATCCGAAAGGGGCGGCCAGTTTCTACATCTACCAGAACGTGGGTGCATCACTCGAAACTGATGAGCAGGATGGTTTGGCTCACTTCCTCGAACACATGGCTTTTAACGGGACAACCACATTTCCCGGAAAATCAATGCTGGACATGCTCGAGAAAAATGGTGTGAAATTCGGCCGCGATGTGAATGCTTACACCACCCGCAACGAAACAGTTTATAACATGAGCCGTGTACCGACAGCGAACGAAGGTTTGGTGGATTCGTGTTTGCTGATTTTGCGCGACTGGTGCGACGAACTCTCGCTGGACGAAGCGGAGATTGATGCCGAACGTGGCGTGATTTCCGAAGAATGGCGTACCCGCAGAAATGCTTCATTCCGCGTGCAGGCCAAAACAGCACCAATCATCTTCAACAATACCATTTATGCTGAGCGCGATGCGATTGGCGAGTTGGATGTGATTAAAAATTTCGACCCGAAAGAATTGCGCTCGTTTTACCACAACTGGTACCGCACCGATTTGCAAGCGGTAGCGATTGTGGGAGACATTGATGTGGATACCATCGAGGCAAAAGTAAAGGAACTGTTTTCGGCCATTCCGGCCATTGAAAATCCGATGGCGCGGACGGTAGTTGCCATTCCGGATAACAATGAACCCATGTATGTGCAGGTGATGGATCCGGACTATAAAAATGTGAGTGTCGATCTAAAAATTCGTTACAAGAAACGGAACAATAATAGCTTCGCGGATTTGCGCGAGAACTATCTCAATAGTTTTTTCAATTCGCTGCTGAGTTCCCGCATTAAAGAACTGGTACAGGAATCGACACAGCCATTCAAGCGCGGAAGCGTTGGTTTGGGTAGCCTGGAGCGTGGTTACGGAACCTTCGATGTGTTTGCGAGTTGCGAGCCGGGTAAAGAGCAAGCTGCTTTCGAAGCCGTTTATACCGAGTTGGAGCGGGTGCTTCGCTTCGGTTTTACCGATACGGAGCTCGAACGTTTGAAAACAAACATGTTGGTGAGTGTGGAAAACAGCTACCAAAAGCGCGATTTAATTGGTGCTGAAGCTTATTGCAAGGCGATCAAAACAGCCTATCTGGAGCAGGTGTCAATTCCCGACGCGGAGTTTAAATACCAGTTCGCCAAAGAAATTATCCCGGGAATTACGGCGGAAGAAGTTTCGGCTGTTGCAAAAAAATATTTAACGGACGTGAATCGCTCTTATGTGATCACCGGTCCGGAACGCGAACCAGGTACGGTGTTTATTTCGCCGAAGGAAATTGAGGCAATTATTGCCAGGGTTCAAAGCAGCGATTTAGCGCCCTACATCGACAATGCGCCGGTATCGACCGAGCTGTTGAGCAGCCTGCCGGAAGCCGGAGAAATCGTCTCGGAAAAGAAAATCGAAGAATTTGATGCAACCGAATGGACCTTGTCGAATGGTGCGAAAGTGGTGTACAAGTTCGACGACTACGTGAAAGAAGCGGTGGTGTTGAGCGGACAAAGTAGTGGCGGTCGTTCGTTATACGGAGTGGAAGATATTCCGTCATTCAATGCAGCTGCTGATTTTGTTAGTGGCTTCGGAATTGGTGAGTTCGATCCGATTCAATTCAAAAAAGTAACTACGGGCAAAACAGCATCCTGCGGTTTCGACATCGGTAGCTATTCCGAGTCAATTTCGGGAAGCACGAAGGTTGCCGACCTGGAGACCATGTTGCAGTTGGTGTACATGCGTTTCGAAGAGCCACGTTTCGACAAGGATAACTTCGACCGTCTGATGGAAATTAATTACCGGAATGCGGAAAATGAGGTGAAAACCGCGAAGTCGATCATGCGCGACACACTAAGTTCAATCTTGAGTAACGGCAACCCGAGATCGTTGAAGTTTAGCAAAGAGTACCTCGACCAGATCAATTTTGATCGGATGAAGGAAATCTACCAGGAGCGTTTTGACAACGCCGGCGACTTCACATTCTTCATTGTTGGCGATGTATCGGAAGAGGAATTAAAGCCATTGGTGGAGCAGTATCTTGGTTCAATCCGTTCAACCGGAAAAACGGAGAAGTGGGTGGATACCGGAGATTACTATCCGACAGGCAAGCACGAGTATCGAATTGAGCTTCCAATGCCTGATCCGAAGGCAACCGTTGTGTTGAAATTCAGAAATGATTACGACTACTCGAGAGAAGCGGTGGTGTATCAAAGTATATTAGGTTCAATCCTGAATTTGCGTTACACCGAAAATATTCGCGAAAAGGAAGGTGGTACCTACGGCGTATCGGTAAAACCGAGCTTTACGCGCATTCCGGATGTGAAATACGGATTGAGTATTCAGTTTGATTGCGATCCAACTAAAGCAGACTATTTAAAAGAATTGGTTTATAAGGAACTGAAGGTCGTTCAGAAGAATGTTCAACAAGCCGATTTGGATAAAGTTGTTTTGAACATGAAGAAGAACCTGGAACAGCAGGTTGAAAATAATGGTTACTGGATGTCCGTTCTTCAAACGTACTATGCCACCAGCGAGAATAAGCTGGATCCGGCGTACTACGAAACCATCATCGAAAATGTGACCACTAAAGATATCGCCAAGGCAGCGAAGAAATTTCTGAAAAATGCCGACGTGTTGGATGTCGTCTTCTTATCGGAAGATAAGATTTAA
- a CDS encoding thioredoxin family protein — MIKTRNKLVAVLLFGVLFAGQALAQGIDFKHIDFEVALDQAKEQDKLIFIDFYTEWCGPCKKLAAGPFKEQANGDFYNQNFISLKLDAEKEGKEAAARYKVTAYPTMLFVNGDGDIVHMGVGVTKGYDMIGFGKEALNAATAKYSWEKLQTMYPNKQDDEAFLKLYLQKMDEFGSDASEGIDAWLKVQTEFDESSEEMLQFLMKNRENMYCGTKAEEIFNANYEHYLTLVSGNQRINVERFRQGMFARTLKKAERSGSASLMQVLIDRYQQYGIKPRANENLQTFQMDYYRFLKDYDTFKQLAENYVDSLMNLESVKEIHESDAELYKSYSKGKVAGKDAYTDLMLERYKEGMTAGARVDAITEVGQNYLAVMEGNQETKTLNKWIDYCYELIPGQYWVDNLKADLLYKEGKTKDAIALKSAAIEKMPFNVKKKVNFQHELELMVQNEN, encoded by the coding sequence ATGATTAAAACAAGAAATAAGCTAGTAGCCGTTTTGCTTTTTGGGGTGTTGTTTGCCGGACAAGCATTGGCACAGGGAATCGATTTTAAGCACATCGATTTCGAAGTGGCACTTGATCAAGCCAAAGAGCAGGACAAACTTATATTTATCGACTTTTACACCGAATGGTGCGGACCATGTAAAAAGCTGGCGGCTGGGCCGTTTAAAGAGCAGGCCAATGGTGATTTCTATAATCAGAACTTTATCAGCCTGAAATTGGATGCAGAGAAAGAAGGCAAAGAGGCAGCCGCACGTTACAAGGTCACTGCTTACCCGACGATGCTGTTTGTTAACGGTGATGGCGATATTGTCCACATGGGCGTGGGCGTAACAAAAGGCTACGACATGATTGGCTTTGGAAAAGAAGCTTTGAATGCTGCAACTGCTAAATACAGTTGGGAAAAGCTGCAAACTATGTATCCGAACAAACAGGATGACGAGGCTTTCCTCAAACTGTATCTTCAGAAGATGGATGAGTTTGGGTCGGATGCTTCAGAGGGCATTGATGCCTGGCTGAAAGTGCAAACCGAATTTGATGAATCGAGTGAAGAGATGCTGCAGTTTTTGATGAAGAATCGGGAGAACATGTATTGTGGAACAAAGGCGGAGGAGATCTTCAATGCCAACTATGAACATTACTTGACCCTGGTGTCGGGTAACCAAAGGATTAATGTTGAGCGTTTTCGCCAAGGCATGTTTGCACGTACATTGAAAAAGGCAGAGAGAAGCGGAAGTGCTTCCTTAATGCAAGTATTGATTGATCGCTATCAGCAATATGGAATCAAGCCGAGAGCAAACGAAAACCTGCAAACCTTTCAGATGGACTACTATCGCTTTTTAAAGGATTACGATACGTTTAAGCAATTAGCGGAAAACTATGTGGATAGTTTAATGAATTTGGAATCAGTTAAGGAGATTCACGAGAGCGATGCAGAGCTTTATAAATCATACTCCAAAGGAAAAGTCGCAGGAAAAGACGCCTATACCGACTTGATGCTGGAAAGATATAAAGAAGGCATGACGGCTGGCGCGCGGGTGGATGCAATAACAGAAGTGGGCCAAAATTATTTAGCCGTGATGGAGGGTAATCAAGAAACGAAAACGCTGAACAAGTGGATTGATTACTGTTACGAATTGATTCCCGGCCAATACTGGGTGGATAACCTGAAAGCCGATTTGCTTTACAAAGAAGGTAAAACAAAGGATGCGATTGCGCTCAAGTCAGCAGCGATTGAGAAAATGCCGTTCAACGTTAAGAAGAAAGTCAATTTTCAGCATGAGTTGGAACTGATGGTGCAGAATGAAAATTGA
- a CDS encoding thioredoxin family protein encodes MKKIYSLILLLAAPMLLLAQGITFEHGTLEQALAKAKAESKLVFIDGYAVWCGPCKHMAKTVFLEDTVGKYFDENFVALKVDVERGEGPEIKRKYGISGLPGYVFLDGDGVVVYRFEASMPTEKFMKEVALAVAYGKDPNSAGRLAERYSQEKDNEQFVRMYLDKLKEAKSTGYTDIVEHYLDIQTTMPEASKEMVTFLADHSGELIFGGKADEIIQRNNGSDAWKLWVRKDIREIFQKLPRSMVESTTDYAILKRDTTILEYVLTRASEAGASVDEAQRKRLYIFYYEKSEQGEKYKALVHDDNEAYIQSLDVAKLRADYEENLRLRAEGDSRALYSHPYAIRNSTQIYSMVFAYSKFVTTEQDKADVVRWMKAAYDMIPGDATVMSQYANILYKFGGDQEQAIKIAEEAYEIAQKEDMKRGVSIKADLDLMKEGKEINLS; translated from the coding sequence ATGAAAAAAATATATTCACTTATTCTTCTTCTGGCTGCACCGATGCTTCTTCTGGCCCAGGGAATTACTTTCGAACACGGTACTTTGGAACAAGCACTGGCTAAAGCAAAGGCCGAAAGCAAACTGGTCTTTATTGATGGTTACGCTGTTTGGTGTGGACCCTGCAAGCACATGGCAAAAACGGTTTTCCTGGAAGATACGGTCGGAAAATACTTCGATGAGAATTTTGTTGCCTTGAAAGTTGATGTGGAGCGCGGAGAAGGGCCTGAAATCAAACGCAAATATGGAATTTCAGGTTTGCCGGGTTACGTTTTTCTGGATGGAGATGGCGTGGTCGTTTATCGATTCGAAGCATCGATGCCAACTGAAAAATTTATGAAAGAAGTAGCATTGGCAGTGGCTTACGGCAAGGATCCCAATAGCGCGGGACGTTTGGCCGAGCGCTACTCTCAGGAAAAGGATAACGAGCAATTCGTGCGCATGTATTTGGATAAGCTGAAAGAAGCGAAGTCGACCGGTTACACCGATATCGTGGAACATTACCTCGACATTCAAACAACAATGCCGGAAGCAAGCAAGGAAATGGTGACGTTCCTGGCCGACCACAGCGGGGAACTGATTTTTGGTGGTAAAGCTGACGAGATTATTCAACGCAACAATGGCTCGGACGCCTGGAAGCTGTGGGTGCGCAAAGATATCCGTGAGATCTTCCAGAAGTTGCCTCGCAGTATGGTTGAAAGCACAACTGATTACGCCATTTTAAAACGCGATACCACCATCCTTGAATATGTTTTGACTCGTGCAAGCGAAGCGGGAGCCAGTGTGGATGAAGCCCAGCGTAAACGCCTGTACATTTTCTACTACGAAAAATCGGAACAGGGCGAAAAATACAAAGCCTTGGTGCACGACGACAACGAAGCCTATATTCAATCTTTGGATGTGGCAAAATTGCGTGCAGATTACGAAGAAAACCTGCGCCTCCGGGCGGAAGGCGATAGCCGTGCACTCTATTCCCATCCATATGCGATTCGTAATAGTACACAGATTTACAGCATGGTATTCGCGTATTCAAAATTTGTAACAACCGAGCAGGACAAGGCCGATGTGGTTCGTTGGATGAAGGCAGCTTACGACATGATTCCGGGCGATGCAACGGTGATGAGCCAGTATGCCAACATTCTGTACAAGTTTGGTGGCGACCAGGAACAGGCGATTAAAATTGCAGAAGAAGCATACGAAATCGCGCAAAAAGAAGATATGAAACGCGGTGTTTCAATTAAAGCCGACCTCGATTTGATGAAGGAAGGCAAGGAAATTAACCTGAGCTAA
- a CDS encoding thioredoxin family protein, translating into MNKLKTILVVLAMFFGGQLFAEGIDFKQITFEEALTQAQQENKLVFIDFYTEWCGPCKMMANNVFPNERVGNLYNREFINIQLDAEKEGKEAARKYGVNAYPTTVFINGKGEMVYKKVGYRDIPDAITMGKEAIAAVSNGYSMADLKAEYEGKKNDERFLKLYIAKMIEYREEPYDAIEAWLKVQTEIKENDVDMMEYLFDHRKFLLIDGKAEEILKTNYNEYFDIATRAEEKTLESLQATMVYNTRQLAYKTRDARLMRAFITSWKELPGSAEKADELKGYELNYCFLANDGEAYKQLATAYMDSMMGAKTLEQIRTEDQAAYDDYKATKYAPSIMGNLTLEKMAEGVEATAQKDAIVKIGSKFLKFTENKKEYKQVLSWIEYGDQLMPGNSDLQKLRADVIRKKENTEN; encoded by the coding sequence ATGAACAAATTGAAGACAATTCTAGTCGTTCTTGCCATGTTTTTTGGGGGACAGTTATTTGCAGAAGGAATTGATTTTAAACAGATCACATTTGAGGAAGCGTTAACCCAGGCACAGCAGGAAAACAAATTGGTTTTTATCGATTTTTATACGGAATGGTGTGGCCCATGTAAAATGATGGCTAACAATGTTTTTCCGAACGAACGAGTAGGAAATCTCTATAACCGGGAGTTTATCAATATTCAGTTGGATGCCGAAAAGGAAGGAAAGGAAGCGGCTCGTAAATATGGCGTAAACGCTTATCCAACCACTGTATTTATTAACGGTAAGGGCGAAATGGTGTACAAGAAAGTTGGATACAGAGATATCCCGGATGCCATTACCATGGGCAAAGAAGCCATTGCTGCTGTAAGTAACGGTTATAGCATGGCCGATCTGAAGGCTGAATATGAAGGTAAGAAAAATGACGAGCGGTTTTTAAAATTATACATCGCGAAGATGATCGAGTACCGGGAAGAACCCTACGATGCCATTGAAGCCTGGCTGAAGGTTCAAACCGAGATTAAAGAGAACGATGTGGATATGATGGAATACCTGTTCGATCACCGGAAGTTCCTGTTGATTGATGGCAAAGCTGAGGAAATCCTGAAAACGAACTACAACGAATATTTTGATATTGCCACACGTGCTGAAGAAAAGACCCTGGAAAGTCTTCAGGCAACTATGGTTTACAATACCCGGCAACTCGCGTATAAAACCCGTGATGCCAGACTTATGCGTGCCTTTATAACAAGCTGGAAGGAACTACCGGGCAGTGCGGAGAAAGCTGATGAACTGAAAGGCTATGAGCTGAACTACTGTTTTCTGGCAAATGATGGCGAAGCTTACAAGCAATTGGCTACGGCTTATATGGATAGCATGATGGGAGCTAAGACGTTGGAGCAAATTCGTACTGAAGATCAAGCGGCTTACGACGATTATAAAGCGACAAAATATGCGCCCAGCATTATGGGAAACCTGACTTTGGAAAAAATGGCTGAGGGAGTTGAAGCGACTGCGCAAAAAGACGCCATTGTAAAAATCGGTTCTAAATTTTTGAAATTCACGGAGAACAAGAAAGAATATAAGCAAGTACTTAGCTGGATTGAATACGGCGATCAATTGATGCCGGGCAATTCGGATCTGCAAAAGCTTAGAGCGGATGTGATTCGTAAGAAGGAAAATACCGAGAACTAG